A single window of Coffea eugenioides isolate CCC68of chromosome 7, Ceug_1.0, whole genome shotgun sequence DNA harbors:
- the LOC113777646 gene encoding probable polyamine oxidase 4, translating into MEATDDDDSSSFPGYLLDGAFSPRIDRRQSSLPSVIVIGGGISGIAAARILQNASFKVLLLESRDRIGGRILTDYSFGCPIDMGASWLHGVCNENPLAPLIRRLGLTLYRTSGDNSVLYDHDLESYALFDIKGHQVPQQTVIEVGEVFKKILKETDKVRNEHTDDMSVSQAISIVLDRHPELRQEGLAHEVLQWYICRMEAWFAADADMISLRSWDEEQVLSGGHGLMVQGYYPLVKAMAKDIDIRLNHRVKRIANGYNKVMVTIEDGSNFVADAVIVTVPIGVLKANLIAFEPKLPEWKLAAISDLGVGNENKIALLFDKVFWPNVELLGIAAPTSYACGYFLNLHKATGNPVLVYMAAGRFAYDLEKLSDEAAADFVMLQLKRMFPDATKPVKYLVSRWGSDPDSLGCYSYDLVGNPEDIYDKLRAPVGNIYFGGEAVSVDHQGSVHGAYSAGVMAAENCRKHLMERLGSGDKIQLVSCREEILEATVPLQISRM; encoded by the exons ATGGAAGCTACAGATGATGAtgattcttcttctttcccCGGCTATTTGCTGGACG GTGCTTTTTCCCCCCGAATTGACAGGCGACAAAGTTCACTCCCTTCTGTGATTGTAATTGGTGGGGGTATTTCTGGGATCGCTGCTGCTCGTATCCTACAGAATGCATCTTTTAAG GTGCTGTTGTTGGAGTCACGCGATAGAATTGGTGGGCGCATACTCACTGACTACTCATTTGGTTGCCCAATTGATATGGGAGCATCGTG GCTTCATGGTGTTTGCAATGAGAATCCTTTGGCTCCTCTAATTCGCCGTCTAGGGCTTACTCTTTATCGTACCAGCGGTGACAACTCAGTGCTGTATGATCATGATTTGGAAAG TTATGCACTATTTGACATCAAAGGCCATCAAGTTCCTCAACAGACTGTTATAGAAGTTGGAGAAGTATTTAAGAAAATCCTCAAGGAG ACGGATAAAGTGAGGAATGAACACACTGATGACATGTCTGTTTCGCAAGCCATATCAATTGTGCTGGATAGGCATCCTGAACTGAG ACAAGAAGGGCTTGCCCACGAAGTGTTGCAATGGTACATATGTAGAATGGAGGCGTGGTTTGCTGCAGATGCAGATATGATATCTCTGAGAAGCTGGGATGAG GAGCAAGTTCTTTCTGGTGGTCATGGTCTTATGGTGCAAGGTTACTATCCACTAGTAAAAGCTATGGCAAAGGACATTGATATACGCTTAAATCACAG AGTTAAAAGGATTGCCAATGGATATAACAAGGTGATGGTTACAATTGAAGATGGCAGCAATTTTGTTGCTGATGCTGTAATAGTAACAGTCCCTATTGGGGTTCTGAAGGCCAACTTAATTGCTTTTGAACCCAAGTTGCCCGAATGGAAACTTGCTGCAATATCAGATCTTGGTGTAGGGAATGAAAATAAGATTGCACTACTGTTTGACAAAGTGTTCTGGCCAAATGTGGAGCTACTAGGGATTGCTGCACCTACTTCCTATGCATGTGGCTACTTTTTGAATCTCCATAAAGCAACAGGCAATCCCGTCCTTGTTTACATGGCAGCTGGAAGGTTTGCTTATGACCTTGAGAAGCTTTCAGATGAGGCTGCTGCTGATTTTGTAATGTTGCAGCTGAAGAGAATGTTTCCTGATGCAACAAAGCCG GTCAAGTATCTAGTGTCACGCTGGGGATCTGATCCAGACTCTCTCGGATGCTACTCTTATGATTTGGTTGGAAACCCAGAGGACATATATGACAAGCTCCGAGCACCAGTGGGCAATATTTACTTCGGAGGTGAGGCTGTTAGCGTGGATCATCAGGGATCTGTTCATGGTGCCTACTCAGCCGGAGTCATGGCTGCAGAAAATTGTCGCAAACATCTTATGGAGCGACTTGGAAGCGGGGACAAGATTCAGCTCGTCTCTTGCAGGGAGGAAATTCTTGAAGCAACTGTTCCTCTCCAGATATCAAGAATGTGA
- the LOC113778290 gene encoding ras-related protein RHN1 — protein MATTAHNNLNAKLVLLGDMGAGKSSLVLRFVKGQFLEFQESTIGAAFFSQTVSVNNSTVKFEIWDTAGQERYHSLAPMYYRGAAAAIIVYDITSTDSFARAKKWVQELQKQGNPNLVMALAGNKADMEDKRNVTAEEARVYAEENGLFFMETSAKTAINVNDIFYEIARRLPRAQPAQTPAGMVLVDRQGEGSRAATCCA, from the exons ATGGCAACCACCGCTCACAATAATCTCAATGCCAAACTC GTTTTGTTAGGGGATATGGGAGCTGGTAAATCGAGCCTAGTCTTACGCTTTGTAAAGGGCCAATTCCTCGAATTTCAA GAATCGACGATCGGAGCGGCGTTTTTCTCGCAAACGGTGTCGGTGAACAATTCGACGGTGAAGTTCGAGATCTGGGACACTGCTGGTCAAGAGCGCTACCACAGCTTGGCCCCCATGTACTACAGGGGCGCTGCTGCTGCTATTATTGTCTATGACATTACTAGCACG GATTCATTTGCACGGGCTAAGAAGTGGGTGCAAGAACTTCAGAAGCAAG GTAATCCGAACCTCGTTATGGCGCTTGCTGGAAATAAAGCTGATATGGAAGATAAGAGGAATGTGACTGCAGAA GAAGCACGCGTATATGCAGAGGAAAATGGTCTTTTTTTCATGGAAACCTCTGCTAAAACTGCTATCAATGTTAATGATATTTTCTACGAGATAG CAAGGAGGTTACCAAGAGCTCAACCTGCTCAAACCCCTGCAGGGATGGTTCTTGTTGACAGACAAGGAGAAGGGTCCCGAGCTGCAACATGCTGTGCTTAA